Proteins from a single region of Gemmobacter sp.:
- the tnpC gene encoding IS66 family transposase, whose protein sequence is MLEENPILPDDPEELRGFTARLLAEVKAQAILIEKLRHQLAGHRAHRFGASSETADQLQLALETSEIAAAAMTARMKLPDIEEKDKPKRRPIPDHIPRMEVELTPGAEACADCGGRLRRIGEDVTEELEYVPGRFIVNRIVRPRLTCSCCERFVQASLPSRPIERGRPGPGLLAHVLVSKYADHLPLYRQSQIFDRDGLDLDRSTLADWVGKSTALLEPLAEAIGRHVLSAEAIFADDTPISMLTPGTGKTQTARLWIYARDERPWSGQAPPAAWYRFSGDRKGQHPKDHLARYRGWMHADGYAGFEDLYRSGAIREVACMAHVRRKFVDVHRSQGSPIAEEAISRIAQLYAVEKEARGSPPDRRVELRRAHATPVFDHLERWLAMQLTTISGKSPLAAAIRYALTRMERLRPYLQHGTLELDNNPAERGMRAIALGRKNYLFVGSEAGGKAAAIAYTLIETAKLNAVDPHAWLADTLARIPDYKITKVDDLLPWHWNG, encoded by the coding sequence ATGCTCGAAGAGAACCCAATTCTGCCGGACGATCCCGAGGAGCTGCGCGGCTTCACCGCACGGCTTCTGGCGGAGGTCAAGGCGCAGGCGATCCTGATCGAGAAGCTGCGACATCAGCTGGCAGGGCACAGGGCGCACCGGTTCGGGGCATCGTCCGAGACGGCGGATCAGCTCCAGCTGGCACTCGAGACCAGCGAGATTGCCGCGGCCGCGATGACGGCACGGATGAAGCTGCCGGACATCGAAGAGAAGGACAAACCCAAGCGCCGCCCGATCCCGGACCACATTCCCCGGATGGAGGTCGAACTGACCCCGGGCGCCGAGGCCTGTGCCGATTGCGGCGGCCGCCTGCGCCGGATCGGCGAGGATGTGACGGAAGAGCTGGAGTATGTGCCGGGCCGCTTCATTGTGAACCGGATCGTCCGCCCTCGGCTGACCTGCTCGTGCTGCGAACGCTTTGTGCAAGCCTCGCTGCCCTCGCGCCCTATCGAGCGCGGCCGCCCAGGGCCAGGCCTGCTCGCCCACGTGCTGGTTAGCAAATATGCCGACCATCTTCCCCTGTATCGCCAGAGCCAGATCTTCGACCGCGACGGCCTCGATCTGGATCGCTCCACCCTGGCAGACTGGGTGGGCAAATCCACGGCCCTGCTGGAACCCCTCGCAGAGGCCATCGGGCGCCATGTCCTGTCGGCAGAGGCGATCTTTGCGGATGACACGCCCATCAGCATGCTCACCCCCGGCACCGGCAAGACCCAGACCGCACGGTTGTGGATTTACGCCCGCGACGAGCGACCCTGGAGCGGTCAGGCTCCTCCCGCCGCCTGGTATCGGTTCTCCGGGGATCGAAAGGGCCAGCACCCCAAGGACCACCTTGCACGATACCGCGGCTGGATGCACGCCGACGGCTACGCCGGGTTCGAGGATCTCTACCGCTCTGGCGCCATCCGTGAGGTCGCCTGCATGGCCCATGTCAGGCGCAAGTTCGTTGACGTCCACAGATCCCAGGGCTCCCCCATCGCCGAGGAAGCCATAAGCCGGATTGCGCAACTCTATGCCGTCGAGAAAGAGGCCCGGGGATCTCCGCCCGACCGCCGTGTCGAATTGCGGCGCGCCCATGCCACTCCAGTCTTCGATCATCTGGAGCGATGGCTGGCCATGCAACTCACCACGATCTCGGGAAAATCCCCGCTCGCAGCAGCCATTCGATATGCCCTGACCCGAATGGAGCGCCTGCGCCCCTATCTGCAACACGGCACTCTGGAACTGGACAATAACCCGGCCGAGAGGGGCATGCGTGCCATTGCCCTCGGCCGGAAGAACTACCTCTTCGTTGGATCTGAAGCGGGCGGCAAAGCCGCCGCCATCGCCTACACCCTCATCGAAACGGCCAAGCTCAACGCCGTAGATCCCCACGCCTGGCTCGCCGACACCCTCGCTCGCATCCCAGACTACAAGATCACCAAGGTCGACGATCTGCTCCCGTGGCACTGGAACGGATAG
- a CDS encoding PIN domain-containing protein, with amino-acid sequence MNRYAAIIDACVLGGGLKRNIILSLAEAGLFRPYWSARILDETEKAIFAISKGTADPGRQRRAIEQAFPEAMVFPNPGPDLIGLLPDPGDEHVLAAAIAARCDTLVTDNLKDFPQGILDRWGIEVMSPDDFITNAMDLDHAVAIGALRDMRARLKDPKYTVSALVLKLEGQGLLQTADFLREYENLI; translated from the coding sequence ATGAACCGATATGCCGCCATCATTGATGCTTGCGTCCTTGGAGGTGGCCTCAAGCGGAACATCATTCTGAGTCTGGCTGAGGCTGGCTTGTTTCGGCCGTACTGGTCCGCGCGCATTCTGGACGAGACTGAAAAGGCGATCTTTGCGATCTCCAAAGGTACTGCTGATCCTGGGCGTCAGCGCCGTGCGATCGAGCAGGCATTTCCAGAGGCGATGGTGTTTCCAAACCCTGGCCCGGACCTGATCGGCTTGTTGCCCGATCCCGGCGATGAGCATGTTTTGGCAGCCGCCATCGCAGCCCGCTGCGATACGCTGGTCACCGACAATCTCAAGGATTTCCCTCAAGGGATCCTTGATCGGTGGGGCATCGAAGTCATGTCGCCCGACGATTTCATCACCAACGCGATGGATTTGGATCATGCGGTCGCGATTGGCGCGCTGCGAGACATGCGCGCCCGGCTGAAAGATCCGAAGTACACCGTTTCGGCATTGGTGTTGAAGCTCGAAGGGCAAGGTTTACTGCAAACAGCCGATTTCTTGCGTGAGTATGAGAATTTAATTTGA
- a CDS encoding DUF262 domain-containing protein, translating into MQADDHPIEVILAEGRRFMVPLYQRKYQWHDFQLLPFWQDVEAKAIEVLEGESKFQHYMGALILAPIGEAAQIGVTPKVQIVDGQQRLTTFQLFLAALREVAKTHGHSDVAAHVGGYLFNNLKTKDTDKLTRFKLTPTPSDQKVFHDIMDKDYRAIRTQYAANYWGRSVPKNTPFRALRAYDEFYQLINRFAQFGSAEMMVDDDAPDALDTIADETDTTEAIGTRLEAMLTAVLNRMKLVVITLGEGDDAQVIFETLNSKGEPLLAMDLVRNNIFYRAEKEQAEVEDLYKTLWDPFDHAWWREAAPFARPTRPRIDHFLAHVLAAETGDKISMRELYAEYRAFAVPKGRPRFQQVEDELRVLGKYAPMYETLEGRIAEDADLHWFGRKLSAWQVTTAYPIAMQISASRIADAEKRTLFRLIYSYVVRRALSGLTAKNLNRVFQSLSQVFVEKGASVGALQEFFAKRPGDSTRFPDEKEFRDGLLTKAAYTLAPNTRIKDVLWELELASRSRFAEEIPMPAGLWTEHVLPQSWTEAWPFEEGAFVERFSGNPKAKARDTIVQTLGNLTLLTGGLNISVGNKGFLEKRAKLEEHTGLFLNKWFLKLDQWDEVAITARGEVLADMAVKIWPALPKLSNQTEEGTSL; encoded by the coding sequence ATGCAGGCTGACGATCACCCCATCGAGGTTATCCTTGCCGAAGGCCGCCGGTTCATGGTGCCGCTCTATCAGCGGAAATACCAATGGCACGACTTTCAACTCCTCCCCTTCTGGCAAGACGTCGAGGCCAAGGCGATCGAGGTGCTGGAGGGCGAAAGCAAGTTTCAGCACTACATGGGTGCGCTGATCCTTGCCCCCATCGGCGAGGCGGCTCAGATCGGCGTTACGCCAAAGGTGCAGATCGTTGACGGGCAACAGCGGCTGACCACGTTTCAACTGTTCCTCGCGGCATTGCGCGAAGTGGCAAAGACCCATGGGCACAGCGATGTTGCAGCTCATGTAGGCGGCTATCTGTTCAACAACCTGAAAACCAAAGACACAGACAAGCTGACCCGGTTCAAGCTGACGCCGACGCCTTCAGACCAGAAGGTGTTCCATGACATCATGGACAAGGACTACCGGGCGATCCGGACGCAGTATGCCGCCAATTACTGGGGGCGCAGCGTGCCGAAGAACACGCCGTTTCGGGCGCTGCGGGCCTATGATGAGTTCTATCAGCTGATCAACCGCTTTGCCCAGTTCGGGTCCGCCGAGATGATGGTGGACGACGACGCGCCGGACGCCTTGGATACAATCGCGGATGAGACCGATACGACTGAGGCCATCGGCACCCGGTTGGAGGCGATGCTGACCGCCGTGCTGAACCGTATGAAGTTGGTCGTTATCACGTTGGGCGAAGGCGACGACGCGCAGGTGATCTTTGAGACGTTGAATTCAAAGGGCGAGCCGTTGCTGGCGATGGATCTGGTGCGCAACAACATCTTTTACCGCGCTGAGAAGGAACAAGCCGAGGTCGAAGATCTTTATAAGACCCTTTGGGATCCGTTTGACCACGCCTGGTGGCGCGAGGCGGCCCCCTTTGCACGCCCCACACGTCCTCGGATCGACCACTTCCTTGCCCACGTGTTGGCCGCGGAAACGGGCGACAAGATTTCCATGCGCGAGCTATACGCGGAATACCGTGCCTTCGCGGTGCCGAAAGGCCGCCCTCGGTTTCAGCAGGTCGAGGACGAATTGCGCGTGTTGGGAAAATATGCCCCGATGTATGAAACGCTTGAAGGGCGGATTGCAGAGGATGCCGACTTGCACTGGTTCGGGCGCAAGTTGTCCGCCTGGCAGGTCACCACGGCGTATCCCATTGCCATGCAGATCAGCGCCAGCAGAATTGCCGATGCCGAGAAGCGCACCCTTTTTCGTCTGATCTATTCCTATGTAGTGCGCCGTGCCTTGTCCGGCTTGACGGCGAAAAACCTGAACCGTGTGTTCCAAAGCTTGTCACAGGTGTTCGTGGAAAAAGGCGCCAGCGTTGGCGCTTTGCAGGAGTTCTTTGCAAAACGGCCAGGCGACAGCACAAGGTTTCCAGATGAAAAAGAATTTCGCGATGGGCTGCTAACCAAGGCAGCCTACACTCTGGCTCCGAACACCCGGATCAAAGATGTGCTCTGGGAGTTGGAGCTCGCCAGTCGGTCGAGGTTCGCCGAAGAGATACCAATGCCTGCCGGGCTGTGGACAGAACATGTCCTTCCTCAATCATGGACTGAGGCTTGGCCATTCGAGGAGGGTGCGTTCGTCGAACGGTTCTCCGGCAACCCGAAGGCGAAAGCCCGAGACACGATCGTGCAAACCCTTGGCAACCTCACTCTGTTGACGGGCGGTTTGAACATCTCGGTCGGGAACAAGGGGTTCTTGGAGAAGCGCGCAAAGTTGGAAGAGCACACCGGGCTTTTTCTGAACAAGTGGTTCCTGAAGCTGGATCAGTGGGACGAGGTCGCGATTACCGCACGCGGAGAGGTGCTGGCAGATATGGCGGTAAAAATCTGGCCCGCCCTGCCAAAGCTAAGCAACCAAACTGAAGAAGGCACATCTCTATGA
- a CDS encoding exonuclease domain-containing protein, translating to MTLSGWVSRRDHLDAELPRGDFRFIALDVETACSDAASICQIGIACVRPDNRIETFATLVNPRMRFSSFNIQLHGIGPQHVADAPDFRTAFSRLSPLLSRHHLIQHSSFDKRAIHAACASTAQDATDWTWGDSVKIARRAWPEFVGNGGHGLGHLKRQLGLTFEHHDAGEDAKAAATVVLLAEERLAMSFDEILAARTSRKPVV from the coding sequence ATGACCCTCTCCGGGTGGGTATCACGGCGCGATCATTTGGATGCTGAATTACCGAGAGGAGACTTCAGGTTCATCGCTCTTGATGTCGAGACGGCCTGCAGTGACGCCGCCAGCATTTGCCAGATTGGCATAGCCTGCGTCCGGCCGGACAATCGGATTGAAACTTTCGCAACCCTTGTGAACCCACGCATGCGGTTCAGCAGCTTCAATATCCAACTTCATGGCATCGGGCCGCAGCACGTTGCCGATGCACCAGACTTTCGCACGGCTTTTTCTCGTCTCTCACCACTCCTTTCGCGGCACCATCTCATTCAGCACAGCAGTTTTGACAAACGTGCGATCCATGCTGCTTGCGCGTCCACGGCTCAAGACGCGACGGACTGGACGTGGGGTGACAGCGTAAAAATTGCGCGTCGAGCATGGCCGGAGTTTGTTGGCAATGGTGGGCACGGACTTGGGCATTTGAAAAGGCAACTCGGTCTCACTTTCGAACATCACGATGCTGGCGAAGATGCCAAAGCCGCTGCGACGGTTGTCTTGCTCGCGGAAGAACGGTTGGCGATGAGCTTTGATGAAATCCTCGCAGCTCGAACCTCAAGGAAGCCCGTGGTGTGA
- the tnpA gene encoding IS66-like element accessory protein TnpA has product MSTIDSGHYGDGVARRTKRLWTDEEKRSICFQTTTPGVSVAQVARRYAVNANLIFTWLRDPRFAPDRASAPVSLEEACFLPVEIVAETSSSVEAPATENQIEIELAGGHRMRISGSYDPEALARLIRGLTA; this is encoded by the coding sequence GTGTCCACGATCGATAGTGGACACTATGGTGATGGCGTGGCTCGTCGGACGAAGCGGCTTTGGACGGACGAGGAGAAGCGGTCGATCTGCTTCCAGACGACCACGCCGGGTGTGTCGGTGGCCCAAGTGGCTCGCCGTTACGCGGTGAATGCGAACCTGATCTTCACCTGGCTGCGCGATCCGCGCTTTGCGCCCGATCGTGCCTCGGCTCCGGTGTCGTTAGAGGAGGCTTGCTTCCTGCCTGTCGAGATTGTTGCGGAGACCAGTTCTTCGGTCGAAGCCCCAGCCACCGAGAACCAGATCGAGATCGAACTTGCTGGCGGCCATCGGATGCGGATCAGCGGCAGCTACGATCCGGAAGCCTTGGCCCGGTTGATCCGTGGGCTGACGGCGTGA
- a CDS encoding class I SAM-dependent DNA methyltransferase, which yields MNTAPIVSKVWSFCTTLRDDGVGYGDYLEQLTYLIFLKMADEYGRPPYSRDIGIPAGFDWTSLTTRRGADLEAHYVALLRKLGEQRGMLGQIFTKSQNKITDPAKLFRLIDMVDGTKWVMLGADVKGDIYEGLLERNAEDTKSGAGQYFTPRALIRAMVACMRPEPGQTIADPACGTGGFFLAAHDYLTNPAHFALDKDQKTFLKHDTFVGNEIVAGTRRLCLMNMFLHGIGEMTGESLVSPADALISAPSKGVDIVLANPPFGKKSSMSFTNAEGEQETEDLTYNRQDFWATTSNKQLNFVQHIRAMLKTTGRAAVVVPDNVLFEGGAGEVIRRKLLQNTDLHTILRLPTGIFYAQGVKANVIFFDNRPASPDPQTGQVWFYDYRTNVHHTLKQKPLSESHLEDFIASYNPAARHDRKATWSEETPDGRWRAFSRDELLQRDKASLDLFWLKDATMTDLDNLPEPDVLMSEIMENLEAAMEQFAAARRA from the coding sequence ATGAACACCGCCCCTATCGTTTCCAAGGTTTGGAGTTTTTGCACCACCCTGCGGGATGATGGTGTGGGGTATGGCGATTATCTGGAGCAGTTGACCTATCTGATCTTCCTGAAGATGGCCGACGAATATGGGCGGCCGCCCTATAGCCGTGACATCGGCATCCCGGCGGGGTTCGACTGGACCAGCCTGACCACCCGGCGCGGTGCGGATCTGGAGGCGCACTATGTCGCCCTGCTGCGCAAGCTTGGCGAACAGCGGGGCATGCTGGGGCAGATTTTCACCAAGTCGCAGAACAAGATCACCGACCCGGCAAAGCTGTTTCGCCTGATCGACATGGTGGACGGCACGAAATGGGTGATGCTGGGTGCCGACGTGAAGGGCGACATTTATGAGGGGCTACTGGAGCGCAACGCTGAAGATACGAAATCTGGCGCGGGGCAGTATTTCACGCCGCGCGCATTGATCCGGGCGATGGTTGCCTGCATGCGCCCAGAACCCGGCCAGACCATCGCCGATCCAGCCTGTGGCACGGGCGGCTTTTTCTTGGCTGCGCATGACTACCTGACCAACCCTGCGCATTTCGCCCTCGACAAGGATCAAAAGACATTCCTGAAGCACGACACCTTTGTCGGGAACGAAATCGTGGCCGGCACAAGGCGGCTGTGCCTGATGAACATGTTCCTGCATGGGATCGGCGAGATGACAGGCGAAAGCCTTGTGTCCCCCGCAGACGCACTGATTTCGGCTCCCTCAAAGGGTGTCGATATCGTGCTTGCAAACCCGCCGTTCGGCAAGAAAAGCTCGATGAGTTTCACAAATGCCGAGGGCGAGCAGGAGACTGAGGACCTGACCTATAACCGTCAGGACTTTTGGGCGACGACATCGAACAAGCAGCTGAACTTTGTGCAGCACATCCGGGCCATGCTGAAAACCACTGGACGGGCGGCCGTTGTTGTGCCCGACAACGTATTGTTCGAGGGCGGCGCCGGCGAAGTGATCCGGCGCAAACTTTTGCAGAACACCGACCTGCATACGATCCTTCGACTGCCAACGGGCATCTTTTATGCTCAGGGCGTGAAGGCCAATGTGATCTTTTTCGACAACCGGCCCGCTAGCCCCGACCCGCAGACCGGGCAAGTCTGGTTCTACGATTACCGCACGAACGTTCATCACACCCTGAAACAAAAGCCACTATCCGAGTCGCATCTGGAAGATTTCATAGCCAGCTATAATCCTGCTGCCAGACATGATCGCAAGGCGACATGGTCGGAAGAGACGCCCGATGGCCGCTGGCGCGCCTTTTCGCGGGACGAACTGCTACAACGCGACAAGGCTAGCCTTGATCTCTTCTGGCTCAAGGACGCGACGATGACCGACCTCGACAATCTGCCGGAACCCGATGTTCTGATGTCTGAAATCATGGAAAATCTTGAGGCGGCGATGGAACAATTCGCGGCGGCAAGAAGGGCCTGA
- the tnpB gene encoding IS66 family insertion sequence element accessory protein TnpB (TnpB, as the term is used for proteins encoded by IS66 family insertion elements, is considered an accessory protein, since TnpC, encoded by a neighboring gene, is a DDE family transposase.), whose product MIPVPANTRIWLSAGFTDMRKGFAALAAQAEGVLKQDPFAGHLFVFRGRRGDLVKVIWWDGQGACMFMKRLERGCFVWPAATEGKVALTPAQLSMLLEGIDWRAPERTWRPLAAG is encoded by the coding sequence GTGATCCCGGTTCCAGCCAACACGCGGATCTGGCTGTCGGCGGGCTTCACCGACATGCGCAAGGGTTTTGCGGCCTTGGCGGCCCAGGCCGAGGGCGTGCTGAAGCAGGACCCCTTCGCGGGGCATCTCTTCGTATTCAGGGGGCGCCGAGGTGACCTCGTGAAGGTCATTTGGTGGGATGGCCAAGGTGCCTGCATGTTCATGAAGCGATTGGAGCGTGGTTGCTTCGTCTGGCCCGCGGCCACAGAGGGGAAGGTAGCGCTGACGCCTGCGCAACTGTCGATGCTCTTGGAGGGGATCGATTGGCGGGCCCCGGAACGAACGTGGCGACCTCTGGCCGCGGGATAA
- a CDS encoding helix-turn-helix domain-containing protein, with translation MAALHKERFSNRLPTKVEINNADQLRHIIASQVTEGQPVDLSLAVDGGETRNITLMPALTDTLLDILRLISTGRGFRMIPVEAELTTQEAADMLNVSRPFLIKLLENGDIPFTTVGRHRRVRAEDLFAYMAERDRARSDALAELAGLDAEGDLI, from the coding sequence ATGGCAGCATTGCACAAGGAGCGGTTTTCGAACCGTCTTCCTACCAAGGTCGAGATCAACAACGCAGACCAACTTCGTCACATCATCGCTTCGCAGGTTACTGAGGGCCAACCAGTCGATCTCTCGCTCGCCGTCGACGGCGGCGAGACGCGCAACATCACTCTCATGCCGGCGCTCACCGATACCTTGCTGGATATTCTGCGCCTGATTTCAACTGGCCGCGGGTTTCGCATGATCCCGGTTGAAGCTGAGCTTACCACGCAGGAAGCGGCAGACATGCTGAACGTCTCCCGGCCCTTCCTGATCAAATTGCTCGAAAATGGCGACATCCCGTTCACAACGGTTGGTCGCCATCGACGTGTGCGGGCAGAGGATCTTTTTGCCTACATGGCCGAACGCGACCGGGCTCGATCCGATGCCCTGGCCGAACTTGCGGGGCTGGACGCGGAGGGCGACCTGATTTGA